From a region of the Thermus caldilimi genome:
- the metX gene encoding homoserine O-acetyltransferase MetX, translated as MSEIALETWGEHEALILKPPRSPLSIPPPRPRIAVLFPRQEGFYTELGGFLPEVRLRFETYGRLSRLRDNAVLVFHALTGSAHLAGTYDKATFQSLSPLEKAFGPQGWWDSLVGPGRILDPTLYYVISANHLGSCYGSTGPLSLDPRTGKPYGKEFPPLTIRDLARAQARLLDHLGVEKAIVIGGSLGGMVALEFALMYPERVKKLVVLAAPARHGPWARAFNHLSRQAILQDPEYRAGHPAPKGMALARGIAMMSYRAPRGFEARWGQEPEKGETYLDYQGEKFLKRFHAESYLVLSRAMDTHDVGRGRGGMEEALKRLKNLPSLFVGIDTDLLYPAEEVRQVARLSGGRYREIRSPHGHDAFLIETDQVEAILDSFLP; from the coding sequence ATGAGCGAGATCGCCCTGGAAACCTGGGGGGAGCACGAGGCCCTCATCCTCAAGCCTCCCCGCTCCCCCCTTTCCATCCCTCCTCCCAGGCCCCGCATCGCCGTGCTCTTCCCTAGACAGGAAGGGTTTTACACCGAGCTGGGAGGCTTCCTGCCCGAGGTGCGCCTGCGGTTTGAAACCTACGGCCGGCTTTCCCGGCTCAGGGACAACGCGGTCTTGGTCTTCCACGCCCTCACGGGAAGCGCCCACCTGGCAGGCACCTACGACAAGGCCACCTTCCAGAGCCTCTCCCCCCTGGAGAAGGCCTTCGGCCCCCAGGGGTGGTGGGATTCCCTGGTGGGCCCTGGGCGGATCCTGGACCCCACCCTCTACTACGTGATCTCCGCCAACCACCTGGGAAGTTGCTACGGCTCCACCGGACCTCTCTCCCTAGACCCCCGCACGGGGAAGCCCTACGGCAAGGAGTTCCCTCCCCTTACCATCCGGGACCTGGCCCGGGCCCAGGCCAGGCTTTTGGACCACCTAGGGGTGGAGAAGGCCATCGTGATCGGGGGAAGCCTGGGGGGAATGGTGGCCCTGGAGTTTGCCCTCATGTACCCGGAAAGGGTGAAGAAACTGGTGGTGCTGGCCGCCCCCGCACGGCATGGACCCTGGGCCCGGGCCTTCAACCATTTAAGCCGCCAGGCCATCCTGCAAGACCCCGAGTATCGCGCAGGTCATCCTGCCCCCAAGGGGATGGCCCTGGCCCGGGGCATCGCCATGATGAGCTACCGCGCCCCCAGGGGCTTCGAAGCCCGCTGGGGCCAGGAGCCGGAAAAGGGGGAAACCTACCTGGACTACCAGGGGGAGAAGTTCCTTAAGCGCTTCCATGCGGAAAGCTACCTGGTTCTCTCCCGGGCCATGGATACCCACGATGTAGGCCGGGGAAGGGGTGGAATGGAGGAAGCCCTGAAACGGCTAAAAAACCTGCCCTCCCTCTTCGTGGGCATCGACACCGACCTCCTCTACCCCGCCGAGGAGGTGCGGCAGGTGGCCCGCTTAAGCGGAGGAAGGTACCGGGAGATCCGTAGCCCCCACGGCCACGACGCCTTCCTGATTGAAACCGACCAGGTGGAGGCCATCCTGGATTCCTTCCTGCCCTGA
- a CDS encoding O-acetylhomoserine aminocarboxypropyltransferase/cysteine synthase family protein codes for MRFETLQLHAGYEPEPTTLSRQVPIYPTTSYLFQSPEHAANLFALKEFGNIYSRIMNPTVEVLERRLAALEGGKAALATSSGHAAQFLALTTLAQAGDSIVSTPNLYGGTFNQFKVTLKRLGIEVRFTSKEERPEEFLALTDEKTRAWWVESIGNPALNIPDLEALAQAAREVGVALFVDNTFGMGGYLLRPLEWGAAVVTHSLTKWVGGHGAVIAGGIVDGGNFPWDNSRYPLLTEPQPGYHGLRLVEAFGNLAFIVKARVDGLRDQGQALGPFEAWVVLLGMETLSLRAERHVENTLHLAHWLAEQPQVAWVNYPGLPHHPHHTRAQKYFRGKPGAVLTFGLKGGYEAAKRFISRLKLISHLANVGDTRTLAIHPASTTHSQLSPEEQALAGVLPEMVRLSVGLEHVEDLKAELKEALA; via the coding sequence ATGCGCTTTGAAACCTTGCAGCTCCACGCGGGCTACGAGCCCGAACCCACAACCTTAAGCCGCCAGGTGCCCATCTACCCCACCACCAGCTACCTGTTCCAGAGTCCCGAGCACGCCGCCAACCTCTTCGCCTTGAAGGAGTTCGGGAACATCTATAGCCGCATTATGAACCCCACGGTGGAGGTGCTGGAACGGCGTCTGGCGGCCCTCGAGGGGGGCAAGGCTGCGCTGGCCACCTCCTCAGGCCACGCCGCTCAGTTCCTGGCCCTCACCACCCTGGCCCAGGCAGGGGACAGCATCGTTTCCACCCCAAACCTCTACGGGGGCACCTTCAACCAGTTCAAGGTGACCCTGAAGCGGCTCGGGATAGAGGTGCGCTTCACCTCCAAAGAAGAGCGCCCCGAAGAGTTCTTAGCCCTCACCGACGAGAAAACCCGGGCCTGGTGGGTGGAGTCCATCGGCAACCCCGCCCTGAACATCCCGGACCTCGAGGCCTTGGCCCAAGCCGCTCGGGAAGTGGGGGTAGCCCTTTTCGTGGACAACACCTTTGGCATGGGAGGCTACCTCCTTAGGCCCTTGGAATGGGGGGCGGCGGTGGTGACCCATTCCCTCACCAAGTGGGTGGGAGGGCACGGGGCGGTGATCGCCGGGGGCATCGTGGACGGGGGGAACTTTCCCTGGGACAACAGCCGCTACCCCCTCCTCACCGAGCCCCAGCCCGGGTACCACGGCCTCAGGCTGGTGGAGGCCTTTGGGAACTTGGCCTTCATCGTGAAGGCCCGGGTGGATGGGCTTCGGGATCAGGGGCAGGCCCTGGGACCCTTTGAGGCCTGGGTGGTGCTTCTTGGGATGGAAACCCTTTCCCTACGGGCCGAGCGCCACGTGGAAAACACCCTCCATCTGGCCCACTGGCTTGCGGAGCAACCCCAGGTGGCCTGGGTGAACTACCCGGGCCTCCCCCACCATCCCCACCACACCCGCGCCCAGAAGTACTTCCGGGGGAAACCGGGAGCTGTCCTCACCTTTGGCCTGAAGGGGGGTTACGAGGCCGCCAAGCGCTTCATCTCCCGCCTTAAGCTCATCTCCCACCTGGCCAACGTGGGGGACACCAGAACCCTGGCCATCCACCCCGCCTCCACCACCCACTCCCAGCTCTCCCCGGAAGAGCAGGCCTTGGCGGGGGTTTTGCCGGAGATGGTGCGCTTGAGCGTGGGCCTCGAGCACGTGGAGGACTTGAAAGCGGAGCTTAAGGAGGCCCTGGCATGA